The sequence below is a genomic window from Pseudomonadota bacterium.
CGCACAGCCGACTGCGTGCCGATACTCATAGCTGACCCGAAGAAAAATGCGATCGCGGCCGTGCACGCCGGGTGGCGGGGGACTGCGCTGGATGTCGCGGGCGAGTCGATCCGCGGGATGAATCGCGCCTACGGCACCGATCCGGCCGACTGCGTCGCTGCGATAGGTCCCTGCATATGCGGCCCCTGTTACGAAGTGGGCAGAGAGGTTGTGGAGCGGCTTGAGTCCCTCGATCTCGGGCGCGACTGGATTTCGGGGGATCGCCGGGTTGACCTGGGGGTCGCAAACCGGGCCCTGCTCCTGCGGGCCGGGGTCGCTCACATCGACATGCTGGACCTGTGCACCTCCTGCGACCACCGCTTTTCCTCCTGGCGCAGAGACAAAAACGAGGGCCGTCAGGTCAATTTTATCCTGCTCAATCCATCCGGCTGAAATAACTCATTTTTTTGTTGCCTATGCCGTATAAAGAGGCTATTGGTCTGGGCCGATTATCCGACTTTTATCATAAGGAGATTTTATGGCAGCGAGGACTGGGTTCGGCGTTTCGCAGTGCATAACACCGGTGCTCTTCTCCATGGAGATGGAGCGTACCCTCGGGCCGATAAACATGGTTCCGGTCGGGTTCAAGGGCGGCGCGATCGAATTCGCCGGCCTCTCCGACGGCCGCCCCAAGCGCCAGCCGCTGGTCCGCATCGACGGGGGAAAGTTCTCCGCCGAGTTCATCTACAGGTCCGCGGCGATCAAGAGCGAGAGCGCGGAGATGCTCCTCGATAAGGCGAGGGGTCTCGATGCGTTCATGGACGAGAAGGTGGTGCTTCCCTCCGAGGCGAAGATCGGCAGGAGGGTCTTTCAGAAGGAGATGACTGTTCGGCAGCTTGCGGGCATGTCCAAGAGGAACATGAGGCCCGAGATCTCAGATATTATCGAGGGCGCCACCGAAAGGATGCTCGAGAGGGTCGAATCCGACCCTGAGAGTCTGCATAAGGCCATAAATTACTTCAATGCGGGCGTGCTGACATTCGCCAGGGCGAGCAATTATGCGCGGAAATTCAACTCAGCGGAGCTGTTTCTGTATGCAGCAACGATCTTGTTCAAGCAGGAGAACTTCCCGGCGGCCGCTATCGCAGGGGAATACGCCCAGGAGCTGTTCGGCACCCTGAACCCTGCAACAACCAACGATGCCGCCGACGCCGGAGCCCTCGCCTCCGACGCCTGGCTCCGGTCGGTGGAGGAGTTCTGGCAAAGCGATTGGCCAGGTTTTTTAATCGGCATCCGCTACGGGCTTCTGTGCGCCATGAAGTCGGGTGATTCCCGGGCCATGGAGTCGTTCCACGATTACGCCGCGAGGTACTACGAGAAGCAGAGGACCGGCTACTGGACGATCGCAAGCGCCCACAGGCTGCGCGCCGCGGTCTCGGTGCTCCAGGGCAGGGAGTGGAGGGCCGAGGACTGGAGGCGGGTCGGCCACCACCTCCACGCGGCCAGGAAGGCGCTCGAGTCCGCCTATCCTCTGCAGAGGGAAAGAATCAGGAACATCGCAGCGCTGAGCAGGATCGCGGAGGGCATGTCGGGGAGATGATCGACTCTCGCCCGGGCGATTTCCGACGCCATGGGCGCTGGGAGTTTTCCTTTTCATCTGCTATAAATCTGCTGTCATGGATTTCGACGCGATCATAATCGGCGCAGGGGCCTCGGGTCTCATGTGCGCCTTCGCGGCCTCGCGCCGCGGCCGCAGGGCGCTTCTGATCGACCACCGCCGCGATTTCGCGCAGAAGCTTCTCATCTCCGGAGGCGGGAGATGCAACTTCACCAACTTTGCGGTGGACGCCGGCTCGTATGTCTCGGAGAACCCGCGCTTCGTGAAGTCCGCGCTCGCGCGCTTTTGCCCCTTTGATTTTCTTTCGCTGCTCAATGAACGGCGGATTGCGTACGAGCAGAGGTCCCAAGGGCAATTCTTCCTCAGGGGCCCATCCAGGCAGATAGCACAGATGCTCCTCTCGGAGGCGGTCCGGCGAAAGGCCAGGCTGGCCATCGGGAGGGTCTTTGGCGTGAGGAGGGGCTCGCGATTCGAGGTGAGGGGGGATTTCGGGGAGGCGCGAGCGGAGTCGCTCGTCGTGGCGACCGGCGGGCTCTCTTATCCCGCGCTTGGCGCATCCGATCTGGGGCACAGGCTCGCCGGGCAGTTCGGACACAGGGTCGTGCCCTGCAGGCCCGGACTCGTGCCGCTGATCCTGTCCGCCGGGGAGAGAGGGATATTCTCGAAACTCGCCGGCATATCGTTCAGCGCGAAGGTCTCGATCGGCAGGACAAAGATCGAGGACGATTGCCTGATCACTCATCGGGGATTGAGCGGGCCGGCGATACTGCGCGCGTCGCTGCGCTGGGAGGAGGGCGCGCGCATCGTCATCGACGCTCTTCCCGGGGTCAGGCTGGCCGATGAGCTCGAAAAGAGAAGGGGGGAGGGATCGAGGATGCAGCTTCGCACCTGCCTTTCGCGTCACCTCTCTGCGCGGCTCGCCGATGCGCTCTGCTCGAGCGCGGGCCCCTCGCGGCCGATAAGCTCGTACTCAAAAAAAGAGCTCTCTCGGATCTGCGGGGCCCTGCATTCGATCGAGTTCGCTCCGCAGGGGACCGAGGGCTATGGCAAGGCGGAGGTGACCGTGGGCGGCGTGGACACCGGCGAGATATCGTCGAAGACGATGGAGTCCGGCATTTGCAGGGGGCTCTATTTCATCGGCGAGGTGCTGGACGTGGCCGGCGACCTCGGCGGGTACAACCTGCACTGGGCATGGGCGTCGGCCCACGCCGCGGGGGAGGCGATCTGACCTTCTATGCGCCGTCGAGCCCAGCGCGCTCGCTCTGCATCATCCACCCCTCCGGGTCCTTGAGATAGGCCAGCGCGTCTACGAGCGAGCGATGGTGCTCGCGCTCTATGCCGGCCAGGAACGAGAAGAAGTTCTTCTCCATCGGATTCTGGCATAGCCCGGTGAGCCTGTTGTAGAGGTCCACTCCCTTTGCCTCGAAGTCGATCGCCTTGCTGAGGGCCTTGAGGTCGTCGTCGTCGTGGTCGCTCGCGGTGCCGGCCTTTGTGACTATCCCGTCGAGTATCTGCTTCACGTTCGTGCCCGCTACCTCGATGGGCATGTCCTTGGGCCAGTTTCCCTGGCTGATCAGCTTTTCATGCAGCGCGCGGATGCGGTGCATGTGCTCCTCCTCGTCCTTCGCCAGCTGCGCGAACATCCTCTTCGCGAGCTCGTTGCGCGAGCGGCGCGCCTCGTTGATGTAGAATTCGCGCTCCGCGATCTCGTTCTTCAGCGCCATTTCGATAGATGCCATGCGGTCCATTTGGTTCCTCCGTTCGATTGTTATGATGAATCTCTATATGAAATCAGGGCTGCGCACAAGCGCAGATAAAAAAACGGGGACGCTTTCGCGCCCCCGTTTCCTCGATGCCATGCGGCTGTCGTTACCTGTTCTTCTTCGCAATCGCGCTCTTGAGATCCTTCACGACCAGCGCGCGGAAATCGGCCTTCATGTCGTCCGCCGCGTAGGGGCTGGTGGAAACCATGGTGTGCGTGCCCGCCTTTACCATGTCGGCCTGGTCGGAGGTCAGCCCGAGCTCGGAGAGCAGCTCCGGATCGGCCTTGTCCTTCACGGTGTACTCCAGGATGTAGTCCGTGCCCTCCTGATAGTAGACCCAGTCAACGCTGAAGTCCTTGATCGCGCCCTTCTTGATGTGGACCTTTGCCTTGCCCGCCTCGCCCGACGCCGTGTCGACCGTCTTTCTCTCCGCCTTTATGTTCTCACCCTTGATCTTGGTGTCGGTCGTGGTCGCGGTTGCGGTCTCGGTCGTCTTCTCCGTGGCCTTTGCGCCCGTTGCCGTGTCCTTCACCTCGGTCTTCTCGGTGACCTTGCTGCCGGTCGCCTTCGTCTCCTGCTTCACCTCTACCTGGGCGAAGGCGTTGAACGCCAGCGCCACCACCGCTACCGCCACCAACAGAGACATCTTCTTCATCTTCCCCTCCTTTAGTTTGGGTTAAATCGGCATCTGCATTAAATCTTCGCCTGTCCGATTGCAACTCAATTTAACAGGGTCCAGGCCGGGCAGGGCGCATCTAAAGCCCAACAGATTGATTTGCATGATGGTTTTAGAAATTTCAGAAGCGCCTTGCCAGGACCACGCCGTAGGTCCCGCTCTTCGGATCGATCGAAGGCCCTGCCGCGTAACCGCCGTGCGAGCCGAATGTGATCAACAGCGTGCCTGCCAGCGCCATGGCAGCCCCGCCGCCGCTGACGCAGGCCCCGATGACATCCTCATCGGTGGCCGCGATCATCGTCGACCCTGCGATCGCTGCCATGCCGCCCACGGTCAAGAGCACGTAGCCCCAGATATGGGACGAACTCATGCCTTGGCCCGTCTCCTCTCCGCGGTCCGCGGGGGCGGGCCTCGCTTCGTCCTCAGACTGGACCCCTTCGGGCCGGCCCTGCGTGTAGCCCTGCGAGTCGCGGCTGTAGGCGCAGGCGACCGAGGGGAGGAGGAGCGCGGCCATGCAGATTGAGCAGATGAGCGATCTCATGCGCGGACTTATGGCCCGAACCGCTCTTTGATTCAACAGTAAACTGCGGGGGCGAGAGGTCGGGGATCAGGGATCGGGGATCGGGGATCAGGGATCAGTTTCTGGAGTCGGTGCCGCCCACCACGATCTCCGGTATGCGCAGGGTGGGCTGGCCGCTGGAGACAGGGGCGTCCTGGCCGTCCTTGCCGCAGGTGCCGATGGAGAAGCCGAGGTCGGTGCCCACCATGTCGATCGACTCCAGCACCCGCGGCCCGTTGCCGATCAGCGTCGCCCCCCGCACCGGCTCCGCGATCTCGCCCCCGCGGATGATGTAGCCCTCCTGCACGTTGAACACGAAGTCGCCGTTGACCGTGTTCACCTGGCCGCCCCCCATCTTCTTCACGTAGAGGCCGGCGGGCGTGGAGCTTGCGATGTGCGAGGGGTCGTGAAGCCCGGGCAGTATTATGGTGTTGGTCATCCTGCAGATCGGCACGTGCTCGTAGCTCTGGCGCCGTCCGTTCCCGGTGCGGGGCAGGTCAAATTTCTTCGCGGAGCGTGCGTCCGACATGTACGATTTGAGCACGCCCGCCTCGATGAGAACTGTGCGCTGCGCCGGCTTTCCCTCGTCGTCGAAGCTGAACGAGCCGCGCCTGCCGGGGAGCGTGGCGTCGTCCACCACCGTGATCAGGGGAGAGGCGACGCGATCGCCGATCCTCCTCGAGTAGACCGAGAGGCCCTCCCCCGCGAGGTCCGCCTCCAGGCCGTGGCCGACCGCCTCGTGGATCATCGTGCCCCCCGCCTCGGAGGATATCACCACAGGCATGGCGCCGGCCGGGGCGGGGCCTGCCGAGAGCATGAGCATCGCCCGGCGCGCGGCCCTGTCCGCCACTTCCTCGGGCATGGTCTCGTCGAAGAGCTCGAAGCCGATTGCGCCGCCGATCACCTCCTGCCCGGTCTGGAGCGATTTGCCGTCGCCTGCGACCACCTGCGCCGAGAGGACTATGCCCACCTGTTCGTCTTCTGCGAAGGTCCCGTCGCTGGCCGCTATCTGGATCCGCCTGACCCGGTCGCGGTACGATATCTTCGTCTGCCTTATATTGTTCCCCCCCTGCCATGCGATCTCGTTGGCTCGGCTGACGACCGAGCACTTGTCGTCCATGGATATGCCGAAGGGATGGCGGCGCACCGTCGCAAGCTGCGAACCGTCCGCCTCGGCAAAAGAGGGGGAGGGCGCCTTCACCCTGCGCGCGTTCGCCATTTTTCCGACGTCCCTGGCGAGGGCCATGAGGGATTTTCTGGTGAGGTCGTTTGTGGAACCGTACGCGGTGCGGCCGCCCATGCACACCCTGATGCCCACGCCCGCGTCGGAGGAGACCGACGCCTGCTCGATCCGCCGGTCGTCGCAGCAGATCGAGCTGGTGCGCACTCGTTCCACGAAGACCTCGGCGAACTCCGCGCCGTGGCGCATCGCCGCCAGTATTATCTTGTCGAATGGGAGGTCGTCTGTCATCGGGGGGTGGGGCCGCCCTTCATCTCAGGTCCGCGCTGGAGAGCCTGTCGTTCTCCTTGCGATAATGCTGCCTGGCGGTCTCGCCGTCAAGGTCGTCGGTCGCGTACGACCTGAAGTCCTGCCTCGCCGGCTCGGGCATGGTGTAGGTGGAGTAGGCCCTCTCCTCGGGCGCGCGCTTCTTTGCCGCAGATTTGTTGGAGTCGAGATACCTGCGGCGGGCCTGCTCGTTGTCGAGGTTTTCTACGCCAAAGTTTTTGTCCCCGGCGCCGCCGCGTTGCGGGGCCCTCGATGAGGCGGCCCTGCGCGGGCGCGCGGCGGCCCTCTTAGGCGCGGGCTTCGGTTCCCCGGGTTCCGCCGCGGTCTCGGCTGCGCCGGCCTGCGCCGCTCCCTCCGACGGATCTCTCTGCACATCTGCGGTCGCCTGCAGCGGCTGCATCCCTGCGGACGCCTCGTCTCCGGATGCGCCCTCAACAATCGTTTCCACCGCCGCGTTCTCGAGCGGGGCGTTCTCCACCGCCGCGATCTCGACCGGGGTGTTCTCGACCGAGGCGCTCTCGACCCGCTGACCCTGCTGGAAGAGATACTTTTTGCCCACCCTGTGCAGGGCGAAGATGGCCCCGATGATGATTAGGATCACGAAGAAGTTAATTATTGTGGAGCGGCGGATAACGATGTATGCGCCGTGCTGCTCCCTGGAATAAGGGTCAGCCTTTGGCTGATATGGTTCCCTGCCCGGCCTCTTTTCGTTTCTGAACATGGCTTCACCTCTCTCCGAACGCCTAGCACAAAGGGGGAGGGGTTGTCAAAATTGCCTTGTTTTTCAAGGCGATTTGCATATAGTGGCGCACCGGTAGGCGTTCAAAAGCTAGAGATATCAATTAGATGGAGGTTTCGATGCGAAAGGTCGCGGGCCTCATACTTGCAGCCGGAAGGAGCACGCGCATGAACTCTGCGCGATCCAAGGTGCTGCACAATCTCGCCGGCAGGCCGGTCCTCTCTTACGTCATAGATGCGGCACACGGCGCTGGGGCCGATCCGATAAAAGTCGTGATCGCTCCAGGGCAGGTGGACATGAGGGAGCATCTCAAGTCGGAGCGGATCGAGGCGGTCGTGCAGAGGGAGCAGCTCGGCACAGCGCACGCGGTCATGGTCGCGGAGAGGTCTCTGTCCGGGTTCAAGGGGGACGTGCTCATCCTCTGCGGCGACGTCCCGCTGATTCGCGCCGAGTCGCTCAGGGAATTCATCTGTGCCGTGCGCGCGAGGGCGGCCGTGCTCGGCGTGCTGACCATGGCCCCTGCAGATCCCACCGGCTACGGCCGCATCGTGCGCGACCTGGACGGCAGCGTGGTGAAGATCGCGGAGGAGAGGGACGCGAGCCCCGAGGAGAGGGCGATACGCGAGGTCAACTCCGGGATCCTGATGGCGGACCGCGAATGGCTCTTCTCCTCGCTCAGGAGGATCGGCAACGGGAACGCCAAGGGCGAGTACTACCTCACCGACCTCGTGGGCGTGGCGCTGAAAGAGGGGATCGGCGTGACGGCCCACCGCTGCGATCCCGCCGAGGAGTTCCACGGCATCAACACGCGCGTGGACCTCGCCCGCGCGGCGGAGCTCTTGCGGGAGCGCATCAACAAGGGGCTCATGCTCTCGGGAGCCGGCCTCGTCGACTACAGGCACACATACGTGGACAGCACCGCGCGCATAGGCAGGGACACCGAGGTCCTGCCCTTCACGTTCATAATGGGAAAGACGAGGATCGGTTCCGGCTGCACGATAGAGAACGGCGTGGTCATCAGAGACGCCGTGATCGGCGACAGCGTCCACATCAAAGCCGGCAGCGTCATAGAGGAATCGAGGATCTCGGACAACGCGGTCGTGGGCCCGTTCGCAAGGGTGAGGCCGGGGTCGAGCGTCGGCGAGGGCGCGAGGATCGGCAACTTCGTGGAGCTCAAGAAGTGCGCCATGCGAAAGGGCGCCAAGGCCAACCACCTGAGCTACCTCGGCGACGCGGTCGTGGGGGCCGGCGCCAACATCGGCTGCGGCACGATCACCTGCAACTACGACGGGGTCAACAAGCACATGACCGTGATAGGAGACGGCGCGTTTGTCGGCAGCGACACGCAGTTCATCGCGCCGGTGAGGGTAGGAAGGGGCGCCGTGATAGGGGCCGGTTCCACCATCACCCGCGACGTGCCGGCGGGGGCGCTGGCCCTCTCGCGCTCGGAGCAAAAGACGGTCAAGGGATACGCGGAAAGAAAGGGGAAAAGCCGCCGGCAGCGGAAAAAGTGAGATTTGATTTGAACCCGCAGGTCGGATGTTATACGGCAGAGCCTCAGTTTTTTTCTAAGATCGGAGTATGCTGTTACGACTTCGGGTGGCGCCGGATAGGGGGACCCAATTTTGCCAGCAGCCGAGCTGCTGAAGATGCGTTTGTTTGGTGATTTGTCGAGGCGATGCCAAAATTGGGGGAAAATCCGGCGACAGGACCCGAAGTCGATAACAGCTCGGAGGTCAGGATGTGCGGAATAATCGGATACGTGGGCAGAGAGGACGCGACGCCTGTGCTGCTCGACGGGCTCAAGAGGCTCGAGTACCGCGGCTATGACTCCGCCGGCATCGCCGTGGTGGGCCCGCAGGGGCTGGCGATCAGGCGGGTGGAGGGCAAGCTCGCGAGGCTGGAGGCGGCGATCGCGAAGGAGCCGATGCATGGGACGACGGGCATCGGCCACACGCGCTGGGCGACTCACGGCAGGCCCTCGGAGACCAACGCCCATCCGCACCGCTCCGGCGACACGGTGGTCGTGCACAACGGCATCATCGAGAACTTCGGCGAGCTCAAGCGCTTCCTCACCTCCGAGGGGTTCAAGTTCAGCTCCGAGACCGACACCGAGGTGATCTGCCACCTGATCGAGCACTACCGCAGAAAGGGCGAAGGAACCTTCGAGGCTCTGAGACACGCGCGCAGCAGGCTCTCAGGGTCGTACTCGGTTGTGGTCATGAACGTGAACGAGCCGGAGGCCATATACGTGGCGAAGCGGGGCAGCCCGCTGGTCGTGGGCGAGGGGGAGGGACAGAACCTCGTGGCCTCGGACATACCGGCGCTGCTTCCCTACACCAAGGACATGATCTTCCTCGAGGACGGCGACACCGCGGTGATCACGCCGGCCGGCATCAGGATATTCGACGACTCGGGAGCAGAGACAAGGCGCGAGCCTCAGCGCATCCCGTGGAGCCCGCTCATGGCCGAGAAGGGCGGGTACAAGCACTTCATGCTCAAGGAGATCTTCGAGCAGCCGAACGTGATGCAGGACGTGCTCGCCGGGCGCATCGACCGGGGCCGCGGCGAAGTTGTGCTGGACGAGGCGGGACCGCTCTTCGACGGGGACTCCCCCCGCTTCGACCGCATAGCCATCGTCGCGTGCGGCACCTCCTATCACGCGGGCATGGTCGGAAAATATCTCATCGAGGCGCTGGCGAAGATGCCGGTGGCCATAGACGTCGCCTCGGAGTTCCGCTACCGCGAGCCGCTGCTCGATGCGCGCACCCTCGTGCTCCCGATCTCGCAGTCGGGCGAGACCGCCGACACCCTGGCCGCGCAGAGGATGTCTCGCGAGTTCGGGACCCCCGTCCTCGGCATCTGCAACGTTGTCGGCAGCTCGATAGCGCGCTCGGCCGACGCCACGCTCTACACGCACGCGGGGCCGGAGATAGGCGTCGCCTCCACCAAGGCCTTCACCGCACAGCTCGCGGTGCTTCAGCTCTTCGCCCTCTACCTGGCGCAGAGGCGCGGGACCATCGAGAGGGGAAAGCTCGCCAGGCTCGTGGAGGAGCTGACGCACATGCCCAGGCACATGCAGGGGATACTGGCGCAGGCGGAGGAGATAAGGACGATCGCCGAGGGACTGTCGTACTCCTCGCACGTGCTATACATCGGCCGCGGGACCAACTACCCTATAGCCCTCGAGGGGGCCCTCAAGCTCAAGGAGATATCGTATATGCATGCGGAGGGTTTCGCCGCCGGCGAGCTCAAGCACGGCCCGATCGCCCTCATCGACCACGGCGTGCCGGTGGTGGCGATAGCGTGCCGGGACGGCATGCGCGAGAAGGTCCTCTCGAACGTCGAGGAGGTGAGGGCAAGGGGCGCCTCGGTGATTGCGCTGGGCCAGGCCGACGACGCGGAGCTGGCCGAGAAGTCGAGC
It includes:
- a CDS encoding TldD/PmbA family protein, coding for MTDDLPFDKIILAAMRHGAEFAEVFVERVRTSSICCDDRRIEQASVSSDAGVGIRVCMGGRTAYGSTNDLTRKSLMALARDVGKMANARRVKAPSPSFAEADGSQLATVRRHPFGISMDDKCSVVSRANEIAWQGGNNIRQTKISYRDRVRRIQIAASDGTFAEDEQVGIVLSAQVVAGDGKSLQTGQEVIGGAIGFELFDETMPEEVADRAARRAMLMLSAGPAPAGAMPVVISSEAGGTMIHEAVGHGLEADLAGEGLSVYSRRIGDRVASPLITVVDDATLPGRRGSFSFDDEGKPAQRTVLIEAGVLKSYMSDARSAKKFDLPRTGNGRRQSYEHVPICRMTNTIILPGLHDPSHIASSTPAGLYVKKMGGGQVNTVNGDFVFNVQEGYIIRGGEIAEPVRGATLIGNGPRVLESIDMVGTDLGFSIGTCGKDGQDAPVSSGQPTLRIPEIVVGGTDSRN
- a CDS encoding ferritin family protein, translated to MDRMASIEMALKNEIAEREFYINEARRSRNELAKRMFAQLAKDEEEHMHRIRALHEKLISQGNWPKDMPIEVAGTNVKQILDGIVTKAGTASDHDDDDLKALSKAIDFEAKGVDLYNRLTGLCQNPMEKNFFSFLAGIEREHHRSLVDALAYLKDPEGWMMQSERAGLDGA
- a CDS encoding laccase domain-containing protein, with amino-acid sequence RTADCVPILIADPKKNAIAAVHAGWRGTALDVAGESIRGMNRAYGTDPADCVAAIGPCICGPCYEVGREVVERLESLDLGRDWISGDRRVDLGVANRALLLRAGVAHIDMLDLCTSCDHRFSSWRRDKNEGRQVNFILLNPSG
- the glmU gene encoding bifunctional UDP-N-acetylglucosamine diphosphorylase/glucosamine-1-phosphate N-acetyltransferase GlmU: MRKVAGLILAAGRSTRMNSARSKVLHNLAGRPVLSYVIDAAHGAGADPIKVVIAPGQVDMREHLKSERIEAVVQREQLGTAHAVMVAERSLSGFKGDVLILCGDVPLIRAESLREFICAVRARAAVLGVLTMAPADPTGYGRIVRDLDGSVVKIAEERDASPEERAIREVNSGILMADREWLFSSLRRIGNGNAKGEYYLTDLVGVALKEGIGVTAHRCDPAEEFHGINTRVDLARAAELLRERINKGLMLSGAGLVDYRHTYVDSTARIGRDTEVLPFTFIMGKTRIGSGCTIENGVVIRDAVIGDSVHIKAGSVIEESRISDNAVVGPFARVRPGSSVGEGARIGNFVELKKCAMRKGAKANHLSYLGDAVVGAGANIGCGTITCNYDGVNKHMTVIGDGAFVGSDTQFIAPVRVGRGAVIGAGSTITRDVPAGALALSRSEQKTVKGYAERKGKSRRQRKK
- the glmS gene encoding glutamine--fructose-6-phosphate transaminase (isomerizing), with translation MCGIIGYVGREDATPVLLDGLKRLEYRGYDSAGIAVVGPQGLAIRRVEGKLARLEAAIAKEPMHGTTGIGHTRWATHGRPSETNAHPHRSGDTVVVHNGIIENFGELKRFLTSEGFKFSSETDTEVICHLIEHYRRKGEGTFEALRHARSRLSGSYSVVVMNVNEPEAIYVAKRGSPLVVGEGEGQNLVASDIPALLPYTKDMIFLEDGDTAVITPAGIRIFDDSGAETRREPQRIPWSPLMAEKGGYKHFMLKEIFEQPNVMQDVLAGRIDRGRGEVVLDEAGPLFDGDSPRFDRIAIVACGTSYHAGMVGKYLIEALAKMPVAIDVASEFRYREPLLDARTLVLPISQSGETADTLAAQRMSREFGTPVLGICNVVGSSIARSADATLYTHAGPEIGVASTKAFTAQLAVLQLFALYLAQRRGTIERGKLARLVEELTHMPRHMQGILAQAEEIRTIAEGLSYSSHVLYIGRGTNYPIALEGALKLKEISYMHAEGFAAGELKHGPIALIDHGVPVVAIACRDGMREKVLSNVEEVRARGASVIALGQADDAELAEKSSHFIAIPKASWQATPMLTALPMQLIAYYAADHKGTDVDQPRNLAKSVTVE
- a CDS encoding aminoacetone oxidase family FAD-binding enzyme, with amino-acid sequence MDFDAIIIGAGASGLMCAFAASRRGRRALLIDHRRDFAQKLLISGGGRCNFTNFAVDAGSYVSENPRFVKSALARFCPFDFLSLLNERRIAYEQRSQGQFFLRGPSRQIAQMLLSEAVRRKARLAIGRVFGVRRGSRFEVRGDFGEARAESLVVATGGLSYPALGASDLGHRLAGQFGHRVVPCRPGLVPLILSAGERGIFSKLAGISFSAKVSIGRTKIEDDCLITHRGLSGPAILRASLRWEEGARIVIDALPGVRLADELEKRRGEGSRMQLRTCLSRHLSARLADALCSSAGPSRPISSYSKKELSRICGALHSIEFAPQGTEGYGKAEVTVGGVDTGEISSKTMESGICRGLYFIGEVLDVAGDLGGYNLHWAWASAHAAGEAI